CAGAGCGTCATCAATGTCATGAACAAACTTTTCGTTATAGCCGACTTTCCCTGCCTGATTCAGCGTTTGCAGTTCGGCAAGCTTTTGGTCTGCCTGCTTCAGCAGCAAATCTGCCTTTTGTTGATCCTTAAACGTAAAGGCCAGGTGAAGTTGAGCAAGTAACTCCCTCAGTTTATACAAAAACGATTCAGGGTCCACAGCGGTTGTGGTGGTGCCTGCCGTTGTTGCGTTACCTGTTGCTGGTGTTGTTTCCGTAATCGTAACACTCTGGTTGGTTGCGGTTGCTGCTCCGACTGCGATAACAGGAACCGTACCGCTTAAAACGATTGACGCTAGAAACGCCGAAGTGATTTTTTTATTCACAGAAAATCTCTCCCTTGATGTTTTCTCTGCTTCACTCAGAGATTTCGGACAAGGAGGGATTTTTCTGTCCATCCCGAAACGGTGTATCACATACGCCGCGAATCACTTGTTCCGAGCGGTCCTCCTTTGTAAAAGTACCGCGCTCAGGAGACAGGGCTACCGTCTGCACGCCACATGCATAAACGGCTCCCTTACCGTGTAAACGAACGCAGATATATCACTACCAACGCCGGAACGGACGTGCAGGTATCGCTTACCCGGATTCAGATGCGTTTGCTTCCGATGGCAGGAAGGAGAAACCGACTTCGCTTTAAGACAAGTGAGACACGGCGTATGTGATACTCCGTCGAAAAGTCGGTTTCGATTTCCCGACAGGAAAAGCAGCCCTTCGCATCTGTCCGCGAGACGCGGTGCCTGTACGTCCGCTTTGCGAAAACAAAGCGGCCCTCTTTGTGAGGCCGCTTCAGGAAGTGTTACATGATCGGTCAAATCGTTTTCAACGTATCCAAAATATCGGATGGTTCCATCCGTTTCGTAAAATCCTGATCCACTAAGGCCGAGCGGATGACGCCGTTCCGGTCGATGATGAATGTAGCCGGAACCGGCAGATGCCAACCGGAGTTGGCACTGACCTGGCTGAGATCAAATTTCAGGCCTTCGCGATACTGAGCCTGCAAAGCAGGCGACAACTCCCAGAGAATGTTGTAGTTTCGCGCTGTCTGTCCCCCCTCGTCCGACAAGCACGGGAAGGAGAGTCCATGTTTTTGCACCATTTCTTTTATCCGCTCGGGCTTTTCCACACTGATGGCAAACAGTTGTGCGCCCGCTTTCCGAAAATCCGGGTACACTTCATGCAACGCACGAAGTTCAGCGATACAGTAGGGTCACCAGCTACCCCGGTAAAAAGACAGTATGGCGGGTCCATTATGCAAAGCGTCAGACAACTGATAGGTCTTTCCATCCGCACCCCAGAGCTCAAAATCGGGCGCCTTATCCCCCGCCTGCAGCCCAATGGCTGTCCGGGATCCTTTTAAGTTTTGGATCTCTTTCGAAGTGGTCTGCAAAAACTCTTTCGACACGCGATTTGACGCTTGCGCAGCGATCTGCTGCAATTGATCTTGCAGTGCCATGTGAACCCCTCCTTTATGGTCAACAATCAGGCAACTCCAACTAGCTGGCAAAAATCAGCCTTCCGGTGTCACGACAACTGTACCCGCCAAGCGATTCAACCTGTTGCTTGAAGCTGTCCGACGCCATTACAGACCGCAATACCTGCCCCCCTTCGCTTTCATAAAATTGTTTGGTCATCAGCAAATCGTAGCGTTCTTCCGCGACCGGCACAAAGTCGAGTCCAAACGCTTTTGCTGCTGACAAAATCCCCAATCCGCAATCCGCCGTTCCGCCCGCTACAGCAGCTGCTACACTTAAATGGGAGAAATCCTCCCGGTTGTAGCCGTAAATTTGTTGCGGATCGATACCCGCCTGTTTCAGCAAATAATCAAACAACAAACGAGTGCCTGCTCCTCGCTGTCTGTTTATATACGTGATATTTTCCTGCTGCAAATCCTCTACCGTTTGTATATGTCGGGGGTTTCCCTGCGGTACAATCCATCCCTGTTGACGGTAGACCAAATTGACCAGAACAAACGGCGTATCCGCCAAATACTGTCTGGCAAAAGAAACGTTGTACTCCCCCGTATTTTCATCCAGCAAGTGAACGCCCGCTGCATGCGCTTCTCCCTTGCGAATCGCCAAAATGCCGCCCATGCTTCCTACATGCGCGGAAGACAGGAACCGGTTCGGATCTGCTTTATGAACCGCAGTAGCCAACAAATCAAGCGTCATATCGTGACTTCCTGACAAGACCATTGTTTTCTCGATCTGCTGCAGAGGCCGATACAGTTCAATATCCACTTCTTCTCCCTGTTCATATCCAAGGCTGGTTGCCGGAATTCGCAACAGTCCGTCCGCGCGTACCATGGACATGGTGACACCCGCATTGCGCGTCAGCGGATTGGCAATCAATTTTCCGCCCACCGCGCCAATCGTCATACGGACAAAATCTTCCGCCCCCATCACAGACACGACACGGCGTCCCAAAGTGACTTTTACTTTGTCCCGTTCGATTTCGGAAATCCCTAAATAATGATGAATCAGAGGCCTCGCAAACCATTCCAAAGCCAAATAGGCAGAAACCGGGTACCCAGGCAGCCCGATTACCGGTTTCCCGT
The sequence above is a segment of the Effusibacillus dendaii genome. Coding sequences within it:
- a CDS encoding molybdopterin biosynthesis protein; this encodes MKRKIYLEDTPLKEAQKKLLTAVEFAARMERIPTVDALGRVTAEPIFAVVSMPNFHASAMDGISVKASQTYSAHEKNPLRLKKGVDFRIVDTGDPIPDEHDAVIMIENVHMIDEDTYEIIEPASPWQHIRQIGEDVVAGELIVPASHVLRPVDLGALLAGGVLEVPVVSKPQVAIIPTGTELVPPRRRIERGEIPEFNGTVFAGYVQTWGGEPVYRGIVEDNYEKIKSAVQSAVETCDIVLLNAGSSAGSEDFTVHVIGELGEVLTHGVATRPGKPVVVGIVDGKPVIGLPGYPVSAYLALEWFARPLIHHYLGISEIERDKVKVTLGRRVVSVMGAEDFVRMTIGAVGGKLIANPLTRNAGVTMSMVRADGLLRIPATSLGYEQGEEVDIELYRPLQQIEKTMVLSGSHDMTLDLLATAVHKADPNRFLSSAHVGSMGGILAIRKGEAHAAGVHLLDENTGEYNVSFARQYLADTPFVLVNLVYRQQGWIVPQGNPRHIQTVEDLQQENITYINRQRGAGTRLLFDYLLKQAGIDPQQIYGYNREDFSHLSVAAAVAGGTADCGLGILSAAKAFGLDFVPVAEERYDLLMTKQFYESEGGQVLRSVMASDSFKQQVESLGGYSCRDTGRLIFAS
- a CDS encoding redoxin domain-containing protein, which produces MALQDQLQQIAAQASNRVSKEFLQTTSKEIQNLKGSRTAIGLQAGDKAPDFELWGADGKTYQLSDALHNGPAILSFYRGSW
- a CDS encoding peroxiredoxin family protein is translated as MAELRALHEVYPDFRKAGAQLFAISVEKPERIKEMVQKHGLSFPCLSDEGGQTARNYNILWELSPALQAQYREGLKFDLSQVSANSGWHLPVPATFIIDRNGVIRSALVDQDFTKRMEPSDILDTLKTI